One genomic segment of Parus major isolate Abel chromosome 23, Parus_major1.1, whole genome shotgun sequence includes these proteins:
- the EVA1B gene encoding protein eva-1 homolog B isoform X2, with product MLNRPCSLFPRFSQSAATLALLCPCTVDAKHVPSLEPLRTARDRMESRRRDMELLSNSMAAYAHIRANPESFGLYFVLGVCFGLVLTLCLLVLRLSCRPSPRPPARPGDLSEDDEDEDEEDEEDTVDRAASESLLPVTEIPLEGHGPGDGALAVNVFASAEELERAQRLEERERIIREIWRNGQPDILGSGTVGTLGRVHYY from the exons ATGCTGAACAGACCTTGCTCTCTCTTCCCTCGCTTCAGCCAAAGTGCAGCGACTCT AGCATTGCTCTGCCCGTGTACCGTAGATGCCAAGCATGTGCCGTCCCTGGAGCCGCTGAGAACTGCCAGGGACAGGATGGAGAGTCGCCGGAGGGAcatggagctgctcagcaaCAGCATGGCCGCGTACGCCCACATCCGAG CCAACCCCGAGAGCTTCGGGCTCTACTTTGTGCTGGGCGTCTGCTTCGGGCTGGTGCTCACCCTGTGCCTGCTGGTGCTGCGCTTGTCCTGCCGGCCCTCCCCGCGGCCCCCGGCGCGCCCCGGCGACCTCAGCGAGGACGACGAGGACGAGGACGAGGAGGACGAAGAGGACACCGTCGACCGCGCAGCGTCTGAATCGCTGCTGCCGGTGACCGAGATCCCGCTGGAGGGCCACGGCCCCGGGGACGGGGCGCTGGCCGTGAATGTGTTCGCGTCGGCCGAGGAGCTGGAGCGGGCGCAGCGGCTGGAGGAGCGTGAGCGCATCATCCGCGAGATCTGGCGCAACGGGCAGCCCGACATCCTGGGCTCCGGCACCGTCGGCACCCTGGGCCGCGTCCACTACTACTGA
- the EVA1B gene encoding protein eva-1 homolog B isoform X1, translating into MESRRRDMELLSNSMAAYAHIRANPESFGLYFVLGVCFGLVLTLCLLVLRLSCRPSPRPPARPGDLSEDDEDEDEEDEEDTVDRAASESLLPVTEIPLEGHGPGDGALAVNVFASAEELERAQRLEERERIIREIWRNGQPDILGSGTVGTLGRVHYY; encoded by the exons ATGGAGAGTCGCCGGAGGGAcatggagctgctcagcaaCAGCATGGCCGCGTACGCCCACATCCGAG CCAACCCCGAGAGCTTCGGGCTCTACTTTGTGCTGGGCGTCTGCTTCGGGCTGGTGCTCACCCTGTGCCTGCTGGTGCTGCGCTTGTCCTGCCGGCCCTCCCCGCGGCCCCCGGCGCGCCCCGGCGACCTCAGCGAGGACGACGAGGACGAGGACGAGGAGGACGAAGAGGACACCGTCGACCGCGCAGCGTCTGAATCGCTGCTGCCGGTGACCGAGATCCCGCTGGAGGGCCACGGCCCCGGGGACGGGGCGCTGGCCGTGAATGTGTTCGCGTCGGCCGAGGAGCTGGAGCGGGCGCAGCGGCTGGAGGAGCGTGAGCGCATCATCCGCGAGATCTGGCGCAACGGGCAGCCCGACATCCTGGGCTCCGGCACCGTCGGCACCCTGGGCCGCGTCCACTACTACTGA